The DNA segment GCCCGACGAACGAAAGAAGCCTCGCACTCGGAGCGGTATAAAAAGGCACCATAGGTCGGACGAGTCAGATCAGTTCTTGAACGTCAGTCCTTCTTCACGGCAGCAAAGCGAAAAGAGATAGTGAAACCAGCGTTACACCATGAGTGCGGCAGACGTGTTCAGCTACCAGCACAGCTTTCCATCGTACTACGGTCAACAGTTTGGTTTGGGAAGTGCCGGATCGTCGTTCGAGCAAAACAGACTCGACAGTTACTACAATGGCTACAGTGCCTATCCGGCACCGAGCGGCAACAGTACCGAGTCTTTCGAGCCGGTGACAAGCAGTGACAGCTTCCTTCAGCAAGAACAACTCTTTTCCATCTGCACTGACACCAGCAGTAGTGGCAAGGGAAGTCCGCTAGCACTGGCCGACCCTCAGAGTCTGCAACTACTGCAAAGCCTAACGTCCGATGATAGCAGCGGcagtagttgtagtagtagcagcagtagtgccGGTTCGGAATGTGACATCCCTGTGACGGTTGCGGTTGCCCCGGCAAAGAGCAAGTCCAAGCGGGGCAGCGGTGTGCCGACGGTTGTGCGGAAGAAGCGTCGTCTGGCGGCCAATGCACGCGAACGGAAGCGCATGAAGGGGCTGAACGAGGCGTTCGATCGATTGCGCCAGTATCTGCCGTCGTTGGGAAATGATCGGCAGCTGTCCAAGCACGAAACACTACAAATGGCCCAATCTTACATCAGTGCGCTGGCGGAACTGTTGGATTAGCCGCCGTTTGCAGTTGGAACGATGGCAGATGCTCCAGAGTGTGTTTTTGCCCATCTGAAGGATGCAatagttaatttatttatgtttatttatgcgTCGCGTTAAGGATGAGAATGTACATAAGATGAAGCTGTTTAACTGTTAAATACATTAATGGAAAATGTGAAACTaaataatgtattttatttgtgGTCGTATCGGGTTTATTATGAAAGAAATGTAAACTATTCAAAATTGATCACTTAGTAGTAGACTTTTAGCACCTTATATTTGGCCTTTTAAGTCTTCaccaaccgttgtcggtcaagacctgcctgtaccactcgTGGGCTTTGCATTCaatgactaattgatttccccccctAGAACGATattcagtcctacgtatggcggcacgatCCATTGGAAGATtgagcccatgacgggcatgttgttaagtcgtacgagttgacgactgtaccacgagatcGGCCTTTTACATACCACAGCAAATTACCGTAGCATTTAGTACAGTAATTATACGTGTTCAAGCAAATTCGACATTTCAATGTATATTTATCCTACGGAGTACTAAAAGTATCTTTtagaacattttaaaatagatAACATCTGACAAGGTGTTAAACCAAAcaatgtttttattcaaatcataACAAAAATCGCTTTTCGTTTAAGGAATTGTTTAGATTACAAGTTGAGTTCAATCTGAGGACAAACAAGTAGTCACATAGAAAACTAAACAGTTCCTGTAAAGATCGAATGGGGTTCGATTCCCATTTTAATCGAATGCCGGATGGCTCAGTATGCGCAATATTGATGACTCAAGGATGcaatattgtattttttcttatcATTAATGATGAATCTTCTACAGAGTCTAGTAACACTATTGTCGTCATGGCTTCGAGATTCGTTAGTACCTCAGCCCTCCAGTACCTTTGCCCTGCGTAAGGCCTTTGCATGAGGCGTATGAGAAAAACTTATGCAGACGTTACAAATAATACTACAAAATGCAGTACTTCTACTTTATATCAGGCACCGTCCGACGTCTTCTACCTATCCTTATTCCATCAACCAACTCTATTGTCCGTAACAACCGTAACATAGCAAAACACCGATCGTGAACGGCATCCTTCAAGATCCTTAAAGTCCTCGGAAGCACGCAAGGTGCCAAAACGATACTTCATTCTGCCGAAAATGATAGGTTTTCGGTACATGTacgtcacatgcacacaaaaggaaaggaaaaacggcAACCCATCCCCGACCTCAAGCACGTGGGTGTGATGCGTCTGTGGGCAgattttaacaaaacaaacatcacgTAACGTATGGCCCTTTGCCCGACCCCGACAGATGCCTCCGTcgaaaaaaaggtacaaagGATGGCAGGCTCGTCTCTTCTTAAGAAGCGAATCTAGCAAAGCTTTCTACGGAGCTCGGATAAGATAAGCAAGCCAGCGTTAGCAGCATCAGGTAGACTCGAAGCATGCCATACAAATTTGCCAACTGGTACACAGACGGCAACACTGGAACTAATGTGACGTAGCGCCGTTCGCAGATGCTTGACGCAGGGAGCCTATCTCGTCGGATTCCTATCGCCCGAGTGATAGTACGGAGCAATCAAATTTGAAGGAAAAACACGAACACAAACGCTCAACTCAGCTTTTGTCGGTATTGTGGCAAATGGTTGTTGGCGGGCACGTGTTGGCCAGGCGGTGGGTTTCGTGTAGTGATCGGACGCAGGCACGAGACAGGCACTTAATTTGGAGCGTGATCGTGTTTAGCCCTGGCGTGCTCGGCGGTttagcgaacgaacgaacaaaatCACCGAAAATTAGTTCCATAATTTGCCGGCACGCAAAATGGGCATCATCTGAAGCGTGTGCAGGTTTGGTTTTTGGGGCGGTGAGGATTACTTGGAAATGCTCGCAGCGATCGTTTGGAGGGTGCCTACGGCGTGCGGTTCTTGCTTGAGTGGGGCGGTGATGGTTGAATTGAAGAAATTGGAGGAGTTTTGTTCCCCTCCAAGCTTGCAGCGCAATAGAACTCCGGTCCGGAAGTGACCGTCAAAGGAAGGCAAGGAAGAAACAGGAACCGTTTGCTCCTCCGTTTTTCATCTCATCTTCCCCTTTTGATCCTTCCACCGTCAACCTGGAAGAAACCACCGACAGCATAAGGCGTCACTTGTTCATCGGTTTTTTGGGGTGTCCGTGTAGTGTTGCCTGCCACATCCGAAATGGCAACATATGTTGCCCCTCAGATCCTTTGGGTGATGAATTTTCCTacaactt comes from the Anopheles coluzzii chromosome 2, AcolN3, whole genome shotgun sequence genome and includes:
- the LOC120950569 gene encoding protein atonal-like encodes the protein MSAADVFSYQHSFPSYYGQQFGLGSAGSSFEQNRLDSYYNGYSAYPAPSGNSTESFEPVTSSDSFLQQEQLFSICTDTSSSGKGSPLALADPQSLQLLQSLTSDDSSGSSCSSSSSSAGSECDIPVTVAVAPAKSKSKRGSGVPTVVRKKRRLAANARERKRMKGLNEAFDRLRQYLPSLGNDRQLSKHETLQMAQSYISALAELLD